One part of the Halobacteria archaeon AArc-dxtr1 genome encodes these proteins:
- a CDS encoding M20/M25/M40 family metallo-hydrolase, whose translation MSFDIEAFHADAVRTPSHEDVSEMRELLCETLREAGIEPEVDELGNVIASRGPGASGADEANENGETEGPHVVLNTHIDTVAPHVPYERDGDVARGRGACDAKGPLAALLAAFLRVEPEAGTITLAITPDEETLMTGAEGLAGRLSADCYIVGEPTDLNVCVAARGQCEATITVTGEEGHAASVPAERNPAFGVSNVLAALRTFDEETGTDEDPVLGEPKLTPTVLSGGEAPNRVPQRCQVTVDRRSVPPETSEEFEAALAEYLAERVPTELSISVDLIRPDTPFPKAFATDESEAVVRALQAESGGDVRPFGAATEAGFFAANAPTVVFGPGVLADEEGAVAHAEREYVRVAEIHRAADAIEGAVRRLLE comes from the coding sequence ATGAGCTTCGACATCGAGGCGTTCCACGCCGACGCGGTCCGGACACCCTCCCACGAGGACGTCTCCGAGATGCGTGAGCTGCTGTGCGAGACGCTTCGAGAGGCGGGTATCGAGCCGGAGGTAGACGAGCTCGGCAACGTGATCGCGAGTCGAGGCCCCGGAGCGTCGGGAGCCGACGAGGCGAACGAGAACGGCGAAACAGAGGGGCCACACGTCGTCCTGAACACCCACATCGACACCGTCGCACCTCACGTCCCCTACGAACGCGACGGCGACGTCGCCCGGGGACGCGGCGCCTGCGACGCGAAGGGCCCGCTCGCGGCCCTGCTCGCAGCGTTCCTGCGGGTCGAACCGGAGGCGGGAACGATCACGCTCGCGATTACACCCGACGAGGAGACCCTGATGACGGGTGCCGAGGGGCTCGCGGGTCGGCTCTCGGCAGATTGCTACATCGTCGGCGAGCCGACTGACCTCAACGTCTGCGTCGCCGCCCGCGGGCAGTGCGAGGCGACGATCACGGTGACGGGCGAGGAGGGCCACGCCGCCAGCGTCCCCGCCGAACGAAACCCCGCGTTCGGTGTCTCGAACGTGCTCGCCGCGCTTCGGACGTTCGACGAAGAGACGGGAACGGACGAGGATCCCGTCCTCGGCGAGCCGAAGCTGACGCCCACCGTTCTCTCCGGCGGCGAAGCGCCCAACCGGGTTCCACAGCGGTGTCAAGTCACGGTCGACCGCCGGAGCGTCCCCCCGGAGACGAGCGAGGAGTTCGAGGCGGCGCTGGCCGAGTACCTGGCGGAGCGCGTCCCCACCGAGCTGTCGATCTCGGTCGATCTCATCCGGCCGGACACGCCGTTTCCGAAGGCGTTCGCGACCGACGAGAGTGAAGCCGTGGTGCGGGCACTACAGGCAGAAAGCGGCGGCGACGTGCGCCCGTTCGGCGCGGCGACCGAGGCCGGCTTCTTCGCCGCCAACGCGCCGACGGTCGTCTTCGGGCCCGGCGTCCTCGCCGACGAGGAGGGCGCGGTCGCACACGCGGAACGCGAGTACGTTCGCGTCGCGGAGATCCACCGGGCGGCCGACGCGATCGAGGGCGCTGTCCGGCGCCTGCTAGAGTGA
- the purB gene encoding adenylosuccinate lyase, which produces MTDTNALYAVSPIDGRYDGRTAPLSPYASEAALMRARVRVEAEYLIALADAEVTPLQLDTAARQELRSLYRHFAEEDAQLVKKLETDGHEEFDATNHDVKAVEYFIRHRLSDESDASAWIHFGLTSEDVNNLAHRLLIRDAVDEVLLPQLYDVQDALARMAREYRDLPMLARTHGQPATPTTFGKEMAVYAARLGRATATIREATDALAGKLGGASGTYAAHVAAYPDVDWRAFARDFVEGLGLEFIPITTQVNPCDDIAALFDAFERANTVLLDLDRDMWLYVSDRYLGQETVAGETGSSTMPHKVNPIDFENSEGNLSKANSDLAFLGDYVTTSRLQRDLSDSTVKRNIGAAFAHCLIGYQKTAAGLGKVVPNEHVMREELENTPEIIGEAVQTILRREGQDDAYEQVKELTRGKNVTLADFQTLFDELDVDEDVREELRALSPATYTGVADDLVDDLSQ; this is translated from the coding sequence ATGACCGACACGAACGCGCTGTACGCCGTCTCGCCGATAGACGGCCGGTACGACGGTCGAACGGCCCCTCTCTCGCCGTACGCCAGCGAGGCCGCACTGATGCGGGCCCGCGTCCGCGTCGAGGCCGAGTACCTGATCGCGCTCGCAGACGCCGAGGTGACGCCACTCCAACTCGACACCGCCGCTCGTCAGGAACTCCGCAGCCTCTACCGCCACTTCGCCGAAGAGGACGCTCAGCTGGTGAAGAAGCTCGAGACGGACGGTCACGAGGAGTTCGACGCGACCAACCACGACGTCAAGGCCGTCGAATACTTCATTCGCCACCGCCTCTCCGACGAGAGCGACGCCTCCGCGTGGATCCACTTCGGCCTCACCAGCGAGGACGTCAACAACCTCGCCCACCGACTGCTGATCCGGGACGCCGTCGACGAGGTGCTCTTGCCCCAACTCTACGACGTTCAGGACGCTCTCGCCAGGATGGCTCGAGAGTACCGCGACCTGCCGATGCTCGCCCGGACGCACGGCCAGCCCGCGACGCCGACGACGTTCGGCAAGGAGATGGCCGTCTACGCCGCCCGCCTCGGTCGAGCGACCGCAACCATCCGCGAGGCGACCGACGCACTCGCCGGCAAGCTCGGTGGCGCCTCGGGAACGTACGCCGCCCACGTCGCGGCCTACCCCGACGTCGACTGGCGGGCGTTCGCCCGCGACTTCGTCGAGGGGCTGGGCCTCGAGTTCATCCCCATTACGACGCAGGTCAACCCCTGTGACGACATCGCGGCGCTGTTCGACGCCTTCGAGCGCGCGAACACCGTCCTCCTCGACCTCGACCGGGACATGTGGCTCTACGTCTCGGATCGCTACCTCGGTCAGGAGACCGTCGCCGGCGAGACCGGGTCGTCGACGATGCCCCACAAGGTCAACCCGATCGACTTCGAGAACAGCGAGGGCAACCTCTCGAAGGCCAACTCCGACCTCGCCTTCCTCGGCGACTACGTGACGACCTCCCGGCTCCAGCGCGACCTCTCGGACTCGACGGTCAAGCGAAATATCGGCGCCGCCTTCGCTCACTGTCTCATCGGCTACCAGAAGACCGCCGCCGGACTCGGAAAGGTCGTCCCCAACGAGCACGTCATGCGCGAGGAGCTCGAGAACACCCCCGAAATCATCGGCGAGGCGGTCCAGACGATCCTCCGCCGGGAAGGACAAGACGACGCCTACGAGCAAGTCAAGGAACTCACCCGCGGGAAGAACGTCACCCTAGCGGACTTTCAGACTCTCTTCGACGAACTCGACGTCGACGAGGACGTTCGCGAGGAGCTGCGCGCGCTCTCCCCGGCGACCTACACGGGCGTTGCCGACGACCTCGTCGACGACCTCTCACAATAA
- the purH gene encoding bifunctional phosphoribosylaminoimidazolecarboxamide formyltransferase/IMP cyclohydrolase, whose amino-acid sequence MTRIAGMAGNRGRNLLNIADRAPGGAELAVVLTNSPDAPVLEAAAERGIPTEVVPREGASRREHEAAVNEALADYEFDLVCLDGYMRILSETFLEAQPTTINVHPSLLPAFPGTDAWGDALDAGVSVTGCTVHVVTDATDDEGDVIESEVDAGPIVTQEPVPIYEGDDAEALKERVLYEGEFRAYPRAVKWFAEGAVSVDEGAGEVTVDADTADAEDGDELPSRRLTSSDRVDTLRYGENPHQNAAVYADYTCEEASVVHADQLNEGAKALSYNNYNDADGALNLIKEFDEPAAAVIKHTNPAGCATADSLAEAYEKALSTDPMSAFGGIVALNRECDAATAEQITDSFKEVVVAPGYTDEALEVLFEKDNLRVLDVGGEAHSASDASGDEPRALGEGETERFTEKPIVGGRLVQERDDQSVSIDDLEVVTEREPTDEELESMVFAWQTLKHVKSNGILLTKGTETVGVGMGQVSRVDAVRLAAMKADEHAEGKDAEGAVMASDAFFPFPDGIEEAADAGIEAVVQPGGSVNDEDVIAAADEHDIAMAFTGQRSFRHD is encoded by the coding sequence ATGACGCGCATCGCCGGGATGGCCGGCAACCGAGGGCGTAACCTGTTGAACATCGCCGACCGAGCGCCGGGCGGCGCCGAACTCGCCGTGGTGCTTACGAACAGTCCGGACGCGCCGGTGCTCGAGGCCGCCGCCGAGCGCGGGATTCCGACCGAAGTCGTCCCGCGCGAGGGGGCGAGCCGCCGGGAGCACGAGGCCGCCGTCAACGAGGCGCTCGCCGACTACGAGTTCGACCTCGTCTGTCTGGACGGCTATATGCGCATCCTCTCGGAGACCTTCCTCGAGGCCCAGCCGACGACTATAAACGTCCACCCCTCGCTGCTACCCGCCTTCCCCGGGACGGACGCCTGGGGCGACGCGCTCGACGCGGGCGTCTCGGTGACGGGCTGTACGGTCCACGTCGTCACGGACGCCACCGACGACGAGGGCGACGTGATCGAGTCAGAAGTCGACGCCGGCCCGATCGTCACCCAGGAGCCGGTCCCGATCTACGAGGGAGACGACGCCGAGGCGCTCAAAGAGCGCGTCCTCTACGAGGGCGAGTTCCGCGCGTACCCCCGCGCCGTGAAGTGGTTCGCCGAGGGCGCGGTTTCAGTAGATGAGGGCGCCGGTGAGGTGACCGTCGACGCCGACACCGCCGACGCCGAGGACGGCGACGAACTCCCCTCACGCCGGCTGACTTCGAGCGACCGCGTCGACACCCTCCGATACGGGGAGAACCCCCATCAGAACGCCGCGGTCTACGCCGACTACACCTGCGAGGAGGCGAGCGTCGTCCACGCAGACCAGCTAAACGAGGGCGCCAAAGCGCTCTCGTACAACAACTACAACGACGCCGACGGCGCGCTCAATCTGATCAAGGAGTTCGACGAGCCCGCCGCGGCCGTCATCAAGCACACTAACCCAGCGGGCTGTGCCACGGCCGATTCGCTGGCCGAGGCCTACGAGAAGGCCCTCTCGACGGACCCGATGAGCGCCTTCGGCGGCATCGTCGCCCTGAATCGCGAGTGCGACGCCGCCACTGCAGAACAGATTACGGACTCGTTCAAGGAGGTCGTCGTCGCACCCGGCTACACCGATGAGGCCCTGGAGGTGCTCTTCGAGAAGGATAATCTGCGCGTGCTGGATGTTGGTGGCGAGGCGCATAGCGCCTCGGATGCGAGCGGCGACGAGCCGCGAGCGCTCGGAGAGGGCGAGACCGAGCGTTTCACAGAAAAACCGATCGTCGGCGGCCGACTCGTCCAGGAGCGCGACGACCAGTCGGTTTCGATCGACGACCTGGAGGTCGTCACCGAGCGCGAGCCGACCGACGAGGAACTCGAGTCGATGGTGTTCGCCTGGCAGACGCTCAAACACGTCAAGTCCAACGGCATCCTCCTGACGAAGGGAACCGAGACAGTCGGCGTTGGCATGGGCCAAGTTTCGCGCGTCGACGCAGTCCGGCTGGCCGCGATGAAAGCCGACGAGCACGCCGAGGGGAAAGACGCCGAGGGCGCCGTGATGGCCTCGGACGCGTTCTTCCCGTTCCCGGACGGCATTGAGGAGGCCGCCGACGCCGGAATCGAGGCGGTCGTCCAGCCCGGCGGCTCGGTCAACGACGAAGACGTAATCGCAGCTGCCGACGAACACGACATTGCGATGGCGTTTACCGGCCAGCGGAGTTTTAGACACGACTGA
- a CDS encoding pyridoxamine 5'-phosphate oxidase family protein codes for MAIKQEVEMSAAEVDEFLGRHETGVLSLARADEPYAIPISYGYDDGERQVYLRLVSVPDSEKRRFLDADPDTRLVVYDESDAVYRSVIVTGTLENVSPAALTPEEIVQYGQAKRPLFEIWADGKADLDIELYRIDAAEIAGRRTVLDREE; via the coding sequence ATGGCGATCAAACAGGAAGTCGAAATGAGCGCCGCGGAGGTAGACGAGTTCCTCGGTCGACACGAGACCGGAGTCCTCTCGCTCGCGCGGGCGGACGAGCCCTACGCGATCCCGATCTCGTATGGGTACGACGACGGCGAGCGCCAGGTGTACCTGCGTCTCGTTTCGGTCCCCGACAGCGAGAAACGGCGGTTTTTAGACGCCGATCCGGACACACGGCTGGTCGTCTACGACGAGTCGGATGCTGTCTATCGGAGCGTCATCGTGACCGGCACACTCGAGAACGTCTCTCCAGCGGCACTGACGCCCGAAGAGATCGTCCAGTACGGACAAGCAAAGCGGCCGCTGTTCGAAATCTGGGCTGACGGGAAAGCCGACCTCGATATCGAACTGTACCGGATCGACGCGGCGGAGATCGCGGGCCGACGAACCGTTCTCGATCGAGAAGAGTAA
- a CDS encoding zinc ribbon domain-containing protein yields the protein MSRYEFTCPDCGQEIEVNESMRAAILSHGCPVCSATVSETTFASTSQN from the coding sequence ATGAGTAGATACGAGTTCACGTGCCCCGACTGTGGGCAGGAGATCGAGGTCAACGAGTCGATGCGAGCGGCGATTCTCTCCCACGGGTGTCCGGTCTGTAGCGCGACAGTGTCGGAGACGACGTTCGCCTCGACATCGCAGAACTAG
- a CDS encoding helix-turn-helix domain-containing protein has translation MPAGIRAEVRIADPPDCPVVDAAAAAGGRARSVATSVNPDTPERVTAEFLLETDTPFEELDLDPALSPVFAYGSSTAIRFERQLDSGCPCEAIERFDCPITDVRAEGSTLHLTFHAPNMERLRSILGELADRYTSFDVERLLHSQQEHGGETGVFVDRSQLTDRQREVLQTAHRMGYFERPKRANAGEVADALDISGSTVAEHLAAAQTKLFDAILDNQP, from the coding sequence ATGCCGGCCGGGATCCGCGCAGAAGTCAGAATTGCCGATCCGCCCGACTGTCCCGTCGTAGACGCCGCCGCTGCGGCCGGCGGCCGGGCTCGGTCGGTCGCAACGAGCGTTAACCCAGACACGCCCGAGCGCGTCACCGCGGAGTTTCTCCTCGAAACCGACACGCCATTCGAGGAACTCGACCTCGATCCAGCGCTTTCGCCGGTGTTCGCCTACGGCTCGAGTACCGCCATTCGGTTCGAACGTCAACTCGACTCGGGCTGTCCCTGCGAGGCCATCGAACGCTTTGATTGTCCTATTACCGACGTTCGGGCGGAGGGGTCGACGCTCCACCTGACGTTTCACGCCCCGAACATGGAGCGACTCCGCTCGATTCTCGGCGAGCTCGCCGATCGGTACACGTCTTTCGACGTCGAACGGCTGCTGCACTCCCAACAAGAGCACGGCGGCGAAACCGGTGTCTTTGTCGACCGGAGCCAACTTACGGACCGCCAGCGGGAGGTACTCCAGACGGCCCACCGAATGGGCTACTTCGAACGCCCGAAACGAGCCAACGCTGGGGAGGTAGCCGACGCGCTCGATATCTCCGGCTCGACGGTCGCCGAACATCTCGCTGCTGCACAGACGAAACTCTTCGACGCGATCCTGGACAACCAGCCCTAA
- a CDS encoding helix-turn-helix domain-containing protein: MSISNLQASHDRQTTTQETDAQTVLDALQDDGCRAILEEAATEARTATELSNCCDIPMSTAYRKVESLADAGLLEAAVRINTSGKHPTEYRTCFDDVVISIVDEGQVSVSMA, encoded by the coding sequence ATGTCTATTTCGAACCTGCAGGCGAGCCACGACCGGCAGACGACGACCCAGGAGACAGACGCCCAGACCGTCCTCGACGCGCTCCAGGACGACGGTTGCCGAGCGATCCTCGAGGAAGCGGCCACGGAGGCACGGACTGCGACCGAACTTTCGAACTGCTGTGACATTCCGATGTCGACCGCGTACCGAAAAGTGGAGTCGCTGGCCGACGCCGGACTGCTCGAGGCGGCGGTCCGTATCAACACTTCGGGCAAACACCCGACGGAGTACCGAACCTGTTTCGACGACGTCGTCATCTCTATCGTCGACGAGGGACAGGTGTCCGTTTCGATGGCCTAA
- a CDS encoding SIMPL domain-containing protein — translation MERRQVLGVASLGIAAGLAGCAGAVPDAETDGRDTTTSTETEPDDATTERGSEAEPTLSIAVDARGEVEAEPDEATASIGVQATGDTAEEVNEELAERSETLRETFDELEIPDENVETGRYDIREDRDEAGYEGTYAFTVTIDDVDRVGEVVDAAVDAGADDVGRIRFGLSDDRRVEMREAAVDHALENADAEAAHIAENRGVEDVTTRSVSTSVVDVVPAAHEPTADVAEDDAVAAETEFDTGPVSVSATVAVEYDANT, via the coding sequence ATGGAGCGACGCCAGGTTCTCGGCGTAGCGAGCCTCGGGATCGCAGCGGGGCTCGCCGGCTGTGCCGGGGCAGTTCCCGACGCCGAAACGGACGGACGAGATACAACGACGTCGACCGAGACGGAGCCGGACGACGCAACGACAGAGCGTGGTTCCGAGGCAGAACCCACGCTCTCGATCGCCGTTGACGCCCGCGGCGAGGTCGAAGCCGAGCCCGACGAGGCGACCGCAAGCATCGGGGTACAGGCGACCGGCGACACCGCCGAGGAGGTAAACGAGGAACTCGCCGAGCGCTCTGAGACGCTCCGAGAGACGTTCGACGAACTCGAGATCCCCGACGAAAACGTCGAGACCGGACGGTACGACATCCGAGAGGATCGCGACGAAGCGGGCTACGAGGGAACCTACGCGTTTACCGTCACCATCGACGACGTCGACCGTGTCGGGGAGGTAGTCGACGCCGCCGTCGACGCTGGCGCAGACGACGTTGGCCGGATCCGTTTCGGGCTAAGCGACGATCGGCGGGTCGAGATGCGCGAAGCGGCGGTCGACCACGCCCTTGAGAACGCCGACGCGGAGGCAGCCCACATCGCCGAGAACCGCGGCGTCGAGGACGTGACGACGCGTTCGGTCTCGACGAGCGTGGTCGACGTGGTCCCGGCCGCGCACGAGCCGACGGCAGACGTCGCAGAAGACGACGCGGTGGCGGCGGAGACGGAGTTCGACACCGGACCAGTCAGCGTGAGCGCGACCGTCGCCGTCGAGTACGACGCCAATACGTGA